The Glycine soja cultivar W05 chromosome 8, ASM419377v2, whole genome shotgun sequence genome has a window encoding:
- the LOC114423886 gene encoding protein DETOXIFICATION 51-like, translating to MGSKTEEVVDYTLMEGAVEKEGQHCWSIRREVKAVGELAFPIALTALIFYARSMVSMLFLGHLGELELAAGSLGMAFANITGYSVLSGLALGMEPLCSQAFGAKRVNVLSLTLHRCVMFLLLCSIPISLLWLNMSNILVDLLHQDPNITLMAHTYLLFSLPDLLTHSFLHPIRIYLRAQGVTHPVTLASLAGTLLHLPFNYLLVTRLRLGLAGVAAASAASNLSILLFLGAAVFFSGLHCSAPSRECLSGWKPLLRLAAPSCVSVCLEWWWYEIMIILCGLLVDPTATVASMGILIQITSLIYVFPSSLGFAVSTRVGNALGANRPSRAKLSAVVSVFLAAIMGFSAMFFAVGMRRRWGTMFTADEDILRITSMALPILGICELGNCPQTVGCGVVRGTARPNTAANVNLGAFYLVGMPVAVGLGFWFDVGFCGLWLGLLSAQVCCAGLMLYVIGTTDWEFEAHRAQLLTLVEDGVMDGQKQPLTGVVTETPSS from the coding sequence ATGGGATCAAAAACAGAGGAAGTAGTAGATTACACGTTGATGGAGGGAGCAGTAGAAAAAGAGGGGCAGCACTGTTGGAGCATAAGGAGAGAAGTGAAAGCGGTGGGGGAGCTGGCGTTTCCGATAGCCTTAACGGCGCTGATATTCTACGCGCGTTCCATGGTATCGATGCTGTTCCTGGGACACCTAGGAGAGCTAGAACTGGCAGCAGGGTCCCTAGGAATGGCGTTCGCGAACATCACAGGCTATTCGGTGCTGTCGGGTCTAGCACTCGGGATGGAACCGCTATGCTCCCAAGCATTCGGCGCAAAACGCGTGAATGTGTTGTCGTTGACCCTCCACCGCTGCGTCATGTTCCTGTTACTCTGCTCCATCCCAATATCACTCCTCTGGCTCAACATGTCCAACATCCTCGTTGATCTCTTGCACCAGGACCCCAACATCACCCTAATGGCCCACACCTACCTCCTCTTCTCCCTCCCCGACCTCCTCACCCACTCCTTCCTCCACCCAATCCGCATTTACCTTCGCGCCCAGGGCGTCACCCACCCTGTCACCTTAGCTTCCCTCGCCGGAACCCTCCTCCACCTCCCCTTCAACTACCTCCTCGTCACGCGCCTCCGCCTCGGCCTCGCCGGTGTCGCCGCTGCCTCCGCCGCTTCCAACCTCTCCATCCTCCTCTTCCTCGGTGCCGCCGTCTTCTTTTCCGGCTTGCACTGCTCCGCGCCGAGCCGAGAATGTCTCAGCGGCTGGAAGCCGCTCCTTCGGCTCGCTGCGCCTAGCTGCGTCTCCGTTTGCTTGGAGTGGTGGTGGTATGAGATCATGATCATTCTTTGCGGGCTTCTCGTGGACCCCACCGCTACCGTTGCTTCCATGGGGATACTCATTCAAATCACTTCACTCATCTATGTTTTTCCCTCCTCGCTTGGTTTCGCGGTTTCGACTCGCGTCGGGAACGCGCTGGGAGCCAATCGTCCCTCTCGGGCCAAACTATCCGCGGTGGTTTCTGTTTTTCTCGCAGCGATTATGGGATTCTCGGCGATGTTTTTCGCCGTCGGGATGCGGCGGCGGTGGGGGACGATGTTCACCGCCGACGAGGACATATTAAGGATCACGTCGATGGCGCTGCCGATCCTCGGAATTTGCGAACTCGGGAACTGTCCGCAGACGGTGGGGTGCGGCGTCGTTAGAGGGACGGCGCGGCCGAACACGGCGGCGAATGTGAACCTGGGCGCGTTCTATTTGGTCGGGATGCCCGTGGCAGTTGGACTTGGGTTCTGGTTTGACGTTGGATTCTGTGGGCTATGGCTGGGCCTGCTCTCGGCCCAGGTGTGTTGCGCGGGTCTTATGTTGTATGTGATTGGGACCACCGATTGGGAGTTTGAAGCCCATCGGGCCCAGTTGCTGACGTTGGTCGAAGATGGAGTGATGGACGGACAGAAACAGCCGTTGACGGGTGTTGTTACTGAGACTCCCTCGTCTTGA